The Bubalus bubalis isolate 160015118507 breed Murrah chromosome 16, NDDB_SH_1, whole genome shotgun sequence genome window below encodes:
- the LOC102405740 gene encoding olfactory receptor 5AK2-like, translated as MEQNNGTEVTEFILLGFAGQPKYWHILFTAFLVIYVATLVGNIGMILLIKTDSFLHTPMYFFLQNLAFVDLCYASAITPKMLQNFVGTKKSISFMGCMVQLLVYGTFITSDSYILAAMAVDRHVAICNPLHYPTVMSRRVCIQLLTGSYFMGFLNASVNVGFTFSLNFCKSNKINHFFCDEPPILALSCSDIYFNVMVLAASVGFNLTLTVSVVLFSYMFILAAILKISSASGKKKAFSTCTSHLTAVTIFYGTLSYMYLHHRATESQEQEKTASVFYGVVIPMLNPLVYSLRNQDVREALKGIGKKILQV; from the coding sequence ATGGAGCAGAACAATGGCACTGAAGTGACTGAATTCATTCTCCTGGGATTCGCTGGTCAACCCAAGTACTGGCACATCCTCTTCACAGCATTTCTAGTGATCTATGTGGCCACCCTGGTGGGTAACATTGGCATGATCCTCCTCATCAAGACTGACTCTTTCcttcacacccccatgtactttttcctccaAAACTTGGCTTTTGTTGATCTTTGTTATGCCTCTGCTATCACGCCCAAAATGTTGCAGAATTTTGTGGGCACAAAAAAATCCATCTCATTCATGGGATGTATGGTGCAATTACTAGTCTATGGGACTTTTATAACAAGTGACAGCTACATCCTGGCAGCTATGGCAGTGGACCGTCACGTGGCCATCTGTAACCCTCTCCATTATCCAACAGTCATGTCCCGGAGGGTCTGCATTCAACTCTTGACTGGTTCATACTTCATGGGTTTCCTAAATGCCTCTGTAAATGTAGGTTTTACTTTCTCACTGAACTTTTGCAAATCCAATAAAATTAACCACTTTTTCTGTGATGAGCCCCCAATTCTGGCCCTCTCATGCTCCGACATTTATTTCAACGTCATGGTACTAGCAGCCTCTGTGGGGTTTAACTTGACGCTCACCGTGTCAGTTGTCCTCTTTTCCTACATGTTTATCCTGGCTGCCATCCTGAAGATCTCTTCTGCTTCAGGGAAGAAGAAAGCCTTCTCCACGTGCACTTCCCACCTGACAGCTGTCACCATTTTCTATGGGACGCTCTCTTACATGTATCTGCACCATCGTGCCACAGAGTCTCAAGAGCAAGAAAAAACGGCTTCTGTGTTTTATGGGGTTGTGATCCCCATGTTAAACCCCCTTgtctacagcctgaggaaccaAGATGTGAGAGAAGCCCTGAAagggataggaaaaaaaatacttcaggtttga